The Bdellovibrio sp. GT3 genome contains the following window.
TGAAAACAATAATTAGTTTATTTGGTGATGACTGCAGTTTTTGAGTGAACTGCAGTAGGCATTTGACGCTATTTTTTCTCAGCAGCAGTTGGTGTCGGAGCCGGAGTTTGAGGCTGAGCAGGTACTGTGTTTGCCGTTGGTGATGGCGTCGCTTGGTTTGTTTGCTGTTGCTGCTGCTTTGGGTTTTCTGCTGGAATTGTTTGTCTGTTGAGCGTGCTCATTAAGTACGTTCGACCAATTTCATAGATCTTATTCTTGCTCTTAATTTCCTTCAGGCTCATTTGCAGGATGATTCCGGGATCTTTTTCGTCAGGTAGATCCAGAACTTCGACTTCTAAATAGTAGTTTCCTTCTTTCACTCTTTGAAGAGAGAGTTTTTCGCTGCCTAGTAGGGTGCGCGCAAGATCAGATCTTACCAGGTATTCTATAGTTGCGATGGAGTTCCACTCTTTGGGCAATTGGTTGGTGCGCTTTAGACCGTCAATATCATCATTAATCAACTTTACTAACTGCTGTGCAGGAGTGAGTTGGATGCAGGCCTCTTGGGATTTGGATACTACTTTGATGAAATTTGCACTGGGGTTGTCTTGAACGATTAAAAATGCCAGAACGCCGGCTGCAAGTATCACTAGGGTGCCAATCAGTTTGTAGATCATAATGCTTCCTTCGCCAGGGATTCCTTCGATATTGGGAACTGCCTCTATATTATTGGAAAGAAATTGGATGGGCTCAAAGTCCTTTTGGCAAGGAGCCCAAAATCGCTCCTTCGGGCTAGGCTCCTTCGAGACGCTAAATTGCTGAAATTGCACGTGAAAGGGCGCCCTAATGGGGCTTCTGTCAAAGATATCGACGCTCTGGATGCTTTGAATGGAATCTGGTGAAACCTTAAATAGCGCATAATTTCATATATTTAGTGGTGATGCTCAATTCTGGCACTGAGATTGGATATATCCAGGTGAGAGAGGTGTGCCTATGAAAACACTTACTAAATTAACAGCGCTAGCATTTGTTGCTGGATTCTACGTGGGATGCTCCCCGGTTAAGTTCGGAGTGAGTAGTGCTGTATGTAATGCCGACACGGATTGTGTCGTTCAAAACAATAAATTGGCTTACACCTATCAAGTCACTGCGGGCTCTGGAAAAGTCGACATCCTGATTGTGAACGACAACTCAGCCTCAATGTCTTTCGAGCAAAAGAGACTGGCTCCGCGCTTTGCCAGCTTCATTCAAAATCTGGATTCTGCAAAAGTTGATTATCGTATTGCGATTACCACGACTGATATCAGTGGTGGTGCCCACTCTATGAGTGGTCAGTTGGTTTCGTTTGGTGATGGATCTAAATATGTAACTCCGACCAATGCCAACAGATTGTCTTTGTTCAATGCTGCTATTCAAAGAACTGAAACTAAAAACTGCGAAAACTTTGTAGCGAACTATCTTAGAAACAACGGATTTGGTTCCATCAATACTCAAGCCTATGTGAATGCCTATAACGCTAATTGCCCTTCGGGTGATGAGCGCGGTATTTACGCGGCGAATATGGTGGTTCAGAAAAATCCAAGCAGCTTCATTCGTTCCGATGCTCACTTGTCCATTATCTTTTTGTCTGATGAAGATGAAAGAAGTGGCAAGTACTCTGATGGCACATATCCATTGGCAAGCTTGGATCAACCGGCATCATTGCCGAAATCTGTTCAATCATATTTGGGCGACATCAAGTACAGCTCACTTTCCATTCACGCGATCGTTGTGAAGGATACAAGCTGCCTGGCTCAACAAAATGCGCAGGTATTAGGTGATACTCCAAACCAGGATACAAAAGGCTTATTCCCAGGCTCTATTGGTTCAGCTTATCTTTCATTCACGAATGTCAGCCGTCCATGGGGTGTTGCTGCGGATATTTGCTCTTCTGATTACACAGGTCAGCTGGGTACGATCCAAACGTCCATTCAAGCCAAAATTAAAAATATCCTGCTGAACTGTTCAAACCCTGAAGACTTGACGGCAAAAGTAGGTGGAACAAATGTGGCTCACTCTGTTTCGGGAAATATCCTGACCCTAAGTCAGACTCTTGCTTCGGGCACTTCAGTCAGCTTGTCTTACAAGTGCGGATTGTAGAACGACCCGTAATTCGAAACTAAAATTGGAATAAATTTTAAAGGCAAAGCTCAACAAGCTTTGCCTTTTTCATTTTGAAACGTTTTGTATGGAAAATTGAATTGTCATGAGACGCTCGCGAATAAAAGTTTAATTTAGCGAAAATGTTTTAGACAATAGAGGGGTTGCGGAAGGTGAGGACGCTTTCAAGATCCTGAAAATGTATGACCCTAGACCAAATTACGTGGTCTTAGTCCTTTAGTCTTGAAAGTGGTATCCGATATAACAAATATGGGAATGCTAGATAGATACAAAAAAAAGGGCGGCTTTTATCAATTGCTACAGTTGTTGGAAACATCACCAACAGCTAAAAGAGAGCAATTTCTAACTCTAATTGCAGGTGAGAACCCGGTTTGGGAAGAAGCACTTCGCAAAAGAATTCTGACAATTGCCAGAGTTTATAGTTGGGAAGGCCAGTACTTGGTCGAAATCTTCTCTCGCGTGCAGCCGACTACATTAGCATATGCTCTTCATGGCAATCCGCAGGAGCAAGTTGATACCTTGCTTAGCTGCTTGCCTCCGATCTCTAAAAGAAAGATCACGGATCTGATGGCCGAGGCAGCTCCAACGCCTGCAGAAAAGGGAACTTGTGTCTCTAAAATGCTGACTGAGGTGCGTGGTTTTATTGGCCAGGGGATCATTCGCCTTGAGAAAGTGGATCCGGAACTTCATATTCCAGAAAATATCGAAGAGATACTGAATATAACGTCATTCAATATTGGATCTGCTCCGCTGACTGATGCAGCAAAAAAAGATGCAAAGCCAAATATCGTTGGCGAATCAGATGGTGCACCTTCTGCAGGTGTGAATCAAGAAGCTGAGTTTTTGAAACGCAAGGTGAATCAATTATCTTCAGAGGTAAATGCCTTGAAGCATGAGAACACTGTTTTGAAAGACAAACTCGCGCAGATTAAAAAGATCGCTTAGTTGAACCAAGCCCGACGTTCGTCGGGCTTCAATTTGAGTATTAACTCCACAGGTTTCCTGTTTTCGTCAACCAATTAGACAAACAGGGAACTGCCATTAATCCAGTTGCCTTAAGTCCGATAAGCCATTTGAAGCACGTGAGGTGTACTAAATGGTTTTTCTTAGAACCGCAATTATCGCATTATCTTTCGTCGTGTTG
Protein-coding sequences here:
- a CDS encoding FliG C-terminal domain-containing protein, whose product is MGMLDRYKKKGGFYQLLQLLETSPTAKREQFLTLIAGENPVWEEALRKRILTIARVYSWEGQYLVEIFSRVQPTTLAYALHGNPQEQVDTLLSCLPPISKRKITDLMAEAAPTPAEKGTCVSKMLTEVRGFIGQGIIRLEKVDPELHIPENIEEILNITSFNIGSAPLTDAAKKDAKPNIVGESDGAPSAGVNQEAEFLKRKVNQLSSEVNALKHENTVLKDKLAQIKKIA